The following coding sequences are from one Paenibacillus sp. JDR-2 window:
- a CDS encoding glycoside hydrolase family 3 N-terminal domain-containing protein, whose product MGRRKKMVSLLMSVMIAASAVPSVVAAADEPVVLRSLDELKTGTWTEAQKQDLIKQVVSQMTIDEKINMVGGTTGSAANGTAIKNSGAAGGTFTSANLQSMGVTPLTLSDGPAGVRMGYKATTWTSPTSIASSWDKQVMHDIAVQTGKEASFYGVDVMLSPGQNILRNPQSGRNFEYFSEDPLVSGEMAKEYTLGVQSQNVGVTLKHYAGNEQETYRSGGNTIASERSLREIYLKGFEIATEANPWSVMASYNRLNGIYAASNQWLQTDVLRNDFGFKGFVMSDWGATNDIVASMRAQMDLTESSLSTANKTTLKNAITNGQLDESYLDRSVANILDGVTKSNTFLGTYGTPGAQYNLTQKEQDFYGSSLFTDSDAVARRTAADSMVLLRNDDAILPLQSGSKVGLITSSNLKGRGGFGDNSVTSSDFVARGGGSAGVYFDPTHESVKSLESALQDKFTVANAGSVKDIKQAAGYTKTQSYTKTSNRVTGITLTYSGTFNQTTLDASADALAESADYGIYVVSRQTGEGSDNLTTGNDSYYLTTEEQQALQTYSYAFHSKGKKLIVILNIGAALDTNVINEYADAILVSWLPGQDGGGAITDVLSGTVNPSGKLTQTFLNNLNYSPSIEASKALPARTFTSGGGNTTNSATTNGGWGTNPVFYDEGVLVGYRWFDTKYQTEADYNKEVAYPFGYGLSYTKFQFSDLKLSKNVFDQTNDNDSITATVKVKNVGNVKGKEVVQMYLGMENYSSEGRPMKDLRGFDKVELNPGEEKTVSFNIGLSDLQYYDDGFSGTLAGNETTSNITYGNGKGWTVTPGSKFNVIIGNTSNNFVLESTEKQGVESAFTYSTVTPEEKAAVELKGPATAISGQSIDLSVNVNDVASEFNTMSVVVNYDPAKLEFATNTDSEGLVSLAEQALESTNPDLQILGSGVKPDKGQILLLLSTTGDLIKPDGQLLVLHAKVKSDQTGSVHTFLSNFTVSANGQAQQTLDTTAAVSDIALRVADNAALITAVTEAEHVLADAVEGTMPGQYIPGAKAALQSAIDQAIVVRDNISATQQEIAAAVTQLQNDVASFLTKVVAPSNVDKAALTLAIAAAQTKLSQAHEGTKVGQYPTAAIAALNSAVQSATTVKNSSTATQSAVDAAVTNLNHAVADFAAQIITLVSGQTEVTIRDLSYLAQYYGVKSTDAEWSFVAKADLFGSGEISIRELAAVARLIIGNWINQ is encoded by the coding sequence ATGGGTAGAAGAAAAAAAATGGTATCGCTATTAATGTCCGTTATGATTGCTGCTAGTGCAGTTCCCTCAGTGGTAGCGGCTGCCGATGAACCGGTGGTACTAAGATCATTGGATGAGTTAAAGACCGGCACTTGGACGGAAGCACAAAAGCAAGACTTAATTAAGCAGGTTGTATCGCAGATGACTATTGACGAAAAAATCAATATGGTTGGGGGAACAACGGGCTCTGCAGCAAACGGCACAGCGATTAAGAATTCGGGTGCGGCTGGAGGAACCTTTACCTCAGCTAACTTGCAGTCCATGGGTGTTACACCTCTCACGCTTTCTGATGGTCCTGCAGGCGTTCGTATGGGCTACAAAGCAACAACCTGGACTTCACCGACATCAATCGCTTCTTCTTGGGATAAACAAGTGATGCATGATATTGCGGTACAAACCGGTAAGGAAGCCTCCTTCTACGGTGTCGATGTAATGCTTTCTCCAGGTCAAAACATTCTTCGAAATCCCCAAAGCGGACGGAACTTTGAGTATTTTTCTGAGGATCCGCTGGTTTCTGGTGAAATGGCTAAAGAGTACACGTTGGGTGTTCAATCGCAAAATGTTGGTGTCACGCTCAAACACTACGCAGGTAATGAACAAGAAACATACCGTAGCGGCGGGAATACGATTGCTTCTGAGCGCTCACTTCGCGAAATCTATTTAAAAGGCTTTGAAATCGCCACTGAAGCAAACCCTTGGTCGGTTATGGCTTCCTATAATCGCTTGAACGGAATATATGCAGCTTCAAACCAATGGCTCCAAACAGACGTACTCCGAAACGATTTTGGTTTTAAAGGTTTCGTTATGTCAGACTGGGGTGCCACCAATGATATTGTTGCATCCATGCGTGCGCAAATGGATTTGACTGAGTCGAGCTTGAGTACGGCAAATAAGACAACTTTGAAAAACGCTATTACTAATGGCCAACTTGACGAGTCTTATTTGGATCGTAGTGTTGCAAATATCCTAGATGGAGTAACAAAGTCAAATACCTTCCTAGGGACATATGGAACTCCGGGAGCGCAATACAATCTTACTCAAAAAGAACAGGATTTCTACGGCAGTAGCCTGTTCACAGACTCTGATGCTGTAGCGCGCAGAACAGCAGCAGATTCGATGGTTCTTCTTAGAAACGACGACGCAATTCTTCCACTGCAGTCGGGTTCTAAAGTTGGATTGATTACTAGCTCTAACTTGAAAGGCCGTGGTGGTTTCGGTGACAACTCTGTTACTTCTTCAGACTTTGTTGCTCGTGGTGGAGGTAGTGCAGGGGTTTATTTCGATCCTACTCACGAATCTGTAAAATCACTTGAAAGCGCTCTCCAAGACAAATTCACAGTTGCTAATGCAGGCAGTGTAAAAGATATTAAACAAGCGGCAGGCTACACAAAAACACAGAGCTATACGAAAACATCGAATCGTGTTACCGGTATTACTTTGACTTATTCCGGTACCTTTAATCAGACTACGTTGGATGCTAGCGCTGACGCATTGGCAGAAAGTGCTGATTACGGAATTTATGTTGTCAGCCGTCAGACTGGTGAAGGCTCTGATAACTTGACTACAGGTAATGATAGCTACTACTTGACGACGGAAGAACAACAAGCACTTCAAACCTATTCCTATGCATTCCATAGCAAAGGCAAGAAGCTTATCGTTATTCTCAACATTGGCGCAGCGTTGGATACTAACGTAATTAATGAATATGCAGATGCCATTCTTGTTTCGTGGTTGCCTGGTCAGGATGGCGGCGGTGCAATAACGGACGTACTCTCAGGAACTGTCAATCCTTCTGGTAAATTGACTCAAACTTTTTTGAATAATCTTAACTATAGCCCTTCTATTGAAGCTTCAAAAGCTTTGCCAGCTCGTACATTTACTTCCGGTGGTGGTAATACAACAAATAGTGCAACAACCAACGGCGGTTGGGGAACGAACCCTGTGTTCTATGATGAAGGTGTATTGGTAGGTTACAGATGGTTTGACACCAAATACCAAACAGAAGCTGACTATAACAAAGAAGTGGCTTATCCATTCGGATATGGCCTCAGTTATACCAAATTCCAGTTCAGCGATTTGAAACTGAGCAAGAACGTATTCGATCAAACGAATGACAATGATTCGATTACGGCTACTGTTAAGGTTAAAAACGTGGGCAACGTGAAAGGTAAAGAAGTTGTACAAATGTACCTCGGTATGGAGAACTATTCTTCTGAGGGACGTCCAATGAAGGACCTGCGTGGATTTGACAAAGTCGAATTGAACCCTGGTGAAGAAAAGACGGTATCGTTCAATATCGGCCTAAGCGATCTGCAATATTACGACGACGGATTTAGCGGTACGTTAGCTGGTAATGAGACCACCTCGAATATTACTTATGGTAACGGAAAAGGCTGGACGGTTACCCCTGGAAGCAAGTTCAATGTCATTATTGGCAACACCTCAAATAACTTTGTTCTTGAATCCACTGAAAAACAAGGTGTAGAGTCAGCGTTCACATACAGCACGGTTACTCCTGAAGAGAAAGCTGCTGTTGAACTGAAAGGACCTGCAACAGCAATTTCCGGTCAATCCATTGATCTCTCCGTTAATGTGAATGATGTTGCAAGTGAATTCAACACAATGTCAGTTGTTGTAAACTACGATCCAGCTAAACTTGAGTTTGCCACGAATACAGATTCCGAAGGATTAGTAAGTCTGGCTGAACAAGCTCTTGAATCAACTAATCCTGATCTGCAAATTCTTGGTTCCGGCGTGAAACCCGACAAGGGACAAATTCTACTTCTTTTGTCTACCACCGGAGATCTAATTAAACCTGATGGGCAATTACTTGTCCTTCACGCTAAAGTTAAGTCGGATCAAACGGGATCGGTGCATACTTTCCTGAGTAATTTTACGGTATCCGCTAATGGTCAAGCACAGCAGACTTTAGATACAACTGCTGCAGTGAGTGACATCGCGCTTAGAGTTGCAGATAATGCAGCGCTCATTACAGCCGTAACTGAAGCTGAACATGTCCTTGCAGACGCGGTGGAAGGAACGATGCCTGGTCAATATATCCCTGGTGCTAAAGCAGCGCTTCAATCAGCAATTGATCAAGCTATTGTAGTTAGAGATAATATCTCGGCTACGCAACAAGAAATCGCAGCAGCTGTTACGCAATTGCAAAATGATGTTGCTTCGTTCCTGACTAAGGTAGTAGCTCCATCGAATGTAGATAAAGCTGCATTAACCTTGGCAATCGCGGCAGCTCAAACGAAGCTTAGCCAAGCTCATGAAGGCACTAAAGTTGGTCAATATCCAACTGCGGCTATCGCTGCCCTTAATTCGGCAGTTCAATCGGCAACGACAGTTAAGAATAGCTCGACGGCAACACAATCGGCCGTTGATGCTGCAGTAACTAACTTGAACCATGCAGTAGCTGATTTTGCTGCTCAAATTATTACGCTTGTATCTGGTCAGACGGAAGTAACGATTCGTGACCTGTCTTACTTAGCTCAATACTATGGTGTGAAATCAACGGATGCTGAATGGAGCTTTGTTGCTAAAGCAGACCTCTTCGGTAGCGGCGAGATTTCCATCCGTGAGCTTGCGGCAGTTGCACGATTAATTATCGGCAACTGGATTAATCAGTAG
- a CDS encoding response regulator, whose product MCKLLIVDDEEIERGALRLLIERFIPEVEIVGESENGRTAIDMAETLQPDLITMDIKMPGIDGVEAVQAIHEKFPEIKFIMVSAFDTFDYARKVMRSGVKEFLVKPCKKEKTIESVVRTMAEVKQIKERRLEWRSMESRVDQSRSIMETEYVTAIMMNYVHDSDLFSGDIPAGNAQSPVYSAVIKLDFSKSEISTQEKKEMYGVLRSLSKQFERCMVGPMIGNQIPLFIFPDQATSHLYSIRTHGMLFARKVIQSFENHYSYAKVFIGIGSPYLKQDQYVLSYHEALLASGDTQGYTKVRYFADMQKSDKKPQQAFSREVEKSLIMALRKADKELTLSVFDQYLEQLFQNARYDLRVIKYELEKLFDFIVQMLNESGFSMHHVGDLEHLHSEQLIREFAKYQIVLLINQVTNWYNLDSRGNMEKAKSYITDHYADDLSLEVVADYVQLNPHYFSKLFHERCGITFVDYLTQVRISKAKELLAADFEQSLKEISMRVGYRDPNYFSRVFKKLTGLSPSEFRQTHSVGYFS is encoded by the coding sequence ATGTGCAAACTGCTTATAGTGGATGATGAAGAGATTGAACGCGGGGCACTTCGATTGTTAATTGAAAGATTTATTCCTGAAGTAGAAATTGTAGGTGAGTCAGAAAACGGCAGGACGGCTATTGATATGGCGGAGACTTTACAGCCGGATCTTATTACAATGGATATTAAAATGCCTGGTATTGATGGAGTGGAAGCAGTCCAAGCTATCCATGAGAAATTTCCAGAGATTAAATTTATTATGGTCTCTGCCTTTGATACATTTGATTATGCCAGAAAAGTGATGCGGAGCGGAGTAAAGGAGTTTCTTGTAAAACCATGTAAAAAAGAAAAAACGATAGAATCAGTTGTTCGAACGATGGCGGAAGTAAAGCAAATAAAGGAACGAAGATTAGAATGGAGGAGTATGGAGAGCAGGGTTGATCAATCTCGTTCTATTATGGAAACGGAATATGTAACTGCTATTATGATGAATTATGTGCACGATTCGGATTTATTTAGCGGGGATATCCCAGCTGGAAATGCTCAGAGTCCAGTATACTCGGCGGTAATAAAATTAGATTTTAGTAAAAGCGAGATTAGTACTCAAGAGAAGAAAGAAATGTACGGTGTATTGAGATCATTAAGTAAGCAATTCGAGCGCTGCATGGTTGGTCCTATGATTGGTAACCAGATTCCTTTGTTTATTTTCCCGGACCAGGCAACTTCCCACTTATATTCCATACGCACGCATGGGATGTTATTCGCAAGGAAAGTAATACAGTCATTCGAAAACCATTATTCTTATGCTAAAGTGTTTATTGGCATTGGCTCACCCTATTTAAAACAGGATCAATATGTATTGTCATATCATGAAGCACTTTTGGCTTCAGGGGATACCCAGGGTTATACGAAGGTGAGATATTTTGCGGACATGCAAAAATCCGATAAGAAGCCGCAACAAGCTTTCTCAAGAGAAGTGGAAAAGAGTTTGATTATGGCATTAAGAAAGGCTGATAAAGAGCTGACATTATCGGTGTTTGATCAGTATTTGGAACAGCTATTCCAAAATGCCAGGTATGATCTGCGTGTTATTAAATACGAGTTGGAGAAACTATTTGATTTTATTGTGCAAATGTTAAACGAAAGCGGGTTCTCGATGCATCACGTTGGAGACCTTGAGCATCTGCACTCCGAGCAGCTTATTAGAGAGTTTGCCAAGTATCAGATCGTTCTTCTCATTAATCAAGTTACAAATTGGTATAATCTAGATTCACGGGGCAATATGGAGAAGGCGAAATCTTATATTACAGATCACTATGCAGATGACCTTTCCCTAGAAGTAGTAGCCGATTATGTACAACTAAATCCTCATTACTTCAGCAAACTATTTCATGAACGCTGCGGGATTACATTTGTAGATTATTTAACGCAAGTAAGAATTTCAAAAGCAAAAGAATTGCTGGCAGCCGATTTTGAGCAAAGTCTTAAAGAAATTAGTATGAGGGTTGGATATCGTGATCCAAATTATTTCAGCCGCGTTTTTAAGAAGTTAACGGGACTATCACCTTCAGAATTTCGCCAAACGCACAGTGTAGGTTATTTCAGTTAG
- a CDS encoding S-layer homology domain-containing protein: MTQRKSLVWILSIVMFLSCFIGQVGTASAAKNSTVELLISASNSKVELRVMGHNLDDLYAYDFVVHYNNQKLKFLSTTSSFGGFAVDPLKKDNTVRIARTKVGAVDGLNGDAELATLTFERIASGASEISLTNVQVVNSKLDLKALSDAKTNVPNNVTFSDIKGHWAESAINQAMKLGFVNGYPDNTFKPEREVTRAEFVVMLAKALGLNGAEQKATFKDNIPTWAKPYIETAVNQHIISGYTDGTFRPNNRITREEIAAIAIRALDMNTSNNTKLKFADTKQIAEWAKPYVALSNELGIMQGRGNNNFAPKAAATRAEAVTVILNILKSIEKMQK, encoded by the coding sequence ATGACACAACGTAAATCGCTTGTGTGGATACTTAGTATAGTTATGTTTTTGAGTTGTTTTATTGGTCAGGTGGGAACGGCATCTGCGGCAAAGAATTCCACAGTAGAACTCTTAATAAGTGCAAGCAACAGCAAAGTTGAATTGCGTGTTATGGGTCACAATTTAGATGATCTTTATGCTTATGACTTTGTTGTTCATTATAACAATCAAAAATTGAAGTTCCTCAGTACGACAAGTTCGTTCGGCGGATTCGCAGTTGATCCACTTAAGAAGGATAATACCGTTAGAATTGCCCGTACAAAAGTGGGTGCTGTCGATGGACTAAATGGAGATGCAGAATTGGCAACTCTGACCTTTGAACGTATTGCGTCGGGTGCATCAGAGATATCGCTTACCAATGTCCAAGTTGTAAATTCGAAATTGGATTTAAAAGCATTATCCGATGCGAAAACCAATGTTCCTAATAATGTCACGTTTTCAGATATCAAAGGACATTGGGCAGAATCAGCCATCAATCAGGCTATGAAACTTGGTTTTGTAAATGGATACCCAGATAACACCTTTAAACCAGAACGTGAAGTCACAAGGGCTGAATTTGTCGTGATGCTTGCGAAAGCATTAGGTCTTAACGGTGCTGAACAAAAAGCTACCTTCAAGGACAATATTCCTACTTGGGCTAAACCTTATATTGAAACCGCGGTGAATCAACATATTATTTCGGGTTATACAGACGGTACATTCCGTCCAAACAATAGAATTACAAGAGAAGAAATTGCCGCGATAGCCATACGTGCTTTAGACATGAACACTAGCAATAATACCAAGTTGAAATTTGCGGATACGAAACAAATTGCTGAATGGGCAAAACCATATGTAGCTCTGTCGAACGAGTTAGGTATTATGCAGGGCCGAGGAAATAATAATTTTGCTCCGAAGGCTGCAGCCACAAGAGCAGAGGCAGTAACGGTCATACTTAACATTTTGAAGAGCATTGAAAAAATGCAAAAGTAG
- a CDS encoding helix-turn-helix transcriptional regulator has product MQPQLHIHSHNFREFAPSRRLASHVAAYWMVDFLPIPGNPGHRVIPDGCVDIIVDLLASSSRQAAYVVGLTTQVEVLQFAKVRSVWGIRLYAESARTILKSPISTLTANRVFLEDLWGQEALDWVEKLLTAQSLPDRIEVVEQQLGRILAANETPAPTLIYQSMQHIYKVKGNSSVTDLADKVNFSERHLRRAFELELGLSPKEMLGIIRFQSVLEELYNGDYFNMTDLALQHGYYDQSHFAGVFKRYYGLPLKRLTKQE; this is encoded by the coding sequence TTGCAGCCACAGTTGCATATCCACTCGCACAACTTCCGGGAGTTTGCGCCGAGCCGTCGTCTGGCGTCACATGTAGCTGCCTATTGGATGGTGGATTTCCTGCCGATACCGGGAAATCCAGGGCATCGAGTTATCCCCGATGGCTGTGTCGATATTATAGTGGACCTGTTGGCTTCATCAAGCAGGCAGGCCGCTTATGTCGTAGGGCTAACGACACAAGTCGAAGTTTTGCAATTTGCTAAAGTACGATCGGTATGGGGCATTCGGCTGTATGCGGAGTCGGCCCGTACGATCTTGAAGTCTCCTATATCGACATTAACGGCAAATCGTGTGTTTTTGGAGGATCTCTGGGGACAAGAGGCTCTGGATTGGGTGGAAAAGCTACTGACTGCCCAATCGTTACCAGACAGGATCGAGGTCGTAGAGCAGCAATTGGGCCGAATACTGGCTGCGAACGAGACACCTGCTCCCACTTTGATCTACCAGAGCATGCAGCATATATACAAGGTCAAAGGTAATTCTTCCGTAACGGATTTGGCGGATAAAGTGAACTTCAGTGAGAGGCATCTGCGAAGGGCCTTTGAACTGGAGCTTGGCCTCAGCCCGAAGGAGATGCTCGGCATCATCCGCTTTCAAAGCGTGCTGGAGGAATTGTACAACGGGGACTATTTCAACATGACGGATTTGGCGCTTCAACACGGGTACTACGATCAGTCGCACTTCGCTGGCGTTTTTAAGCGATATTACGGACTTCCACTCAAACGGCTGACCAAGCAGGAGTGA
- a CDS encoding sensor histidine kinase, which translates to MVKIQTKLMVFIIGLVLFLNAVSFVLYINSINSVEQYNTMLNRFFFLNNIYQKTVNVNAAINSYALASDQDNKVKDTYQRQSLSLRMKQESLIEQLGNDQNNILVHNYSNMIQSFLDEGSLAIQKYNDHNYNEYYNHVAQTGKLAQFIQESTLTLINNELTNYQHFYFLMNQKNSYFRSMGLYIFISTLILCILFTLWFSKGITRPIHALTTAARQISRGNFDIKFIPVKTRDELKFLTDTFFNMCRNIEGLIKEIEAKSELDQLVKKMEIKSLQNQINPHFLFNTLNMVAKMAYVEGAEKTSEVVESVSALLRYNLSKINYTVQLRDELDIVKEYFFIQKMRFGKRINFIDHISHEALDCPIPPLTLQPLVENAFMHGVESYEEGGEIKLSVSMSEGNVIVEVKDNGVGITEERIIQLQQILDNYSKDSLKGPGESNGIALHNVRRRLQLFYQCDDVMEIQSIPGEGTIVRLFLPYSLYQKEKTYHVQTAYSG; encoded by the coding sequence ATGGTCAAGATTCAAACCAAACTAATGGTTTTTATTATAGGTTTAGTCTTATTTTTGAATGCTGTTTCTTTTGTCTTATATATAAATAGTATCAATTCAGTGGAACAGTATAATACGATGCTGAATCGATTTTTTTTTCTAAATAACATTTATCAAAAAACGGTCAACGTAAACGCCGCCATTAATTCCTATGCCTTGGCATCTGATCAAGACAATAAGGTAAAGGATACTTATCAGCGGCAATCCCTATCCCTTCGTATGAAGCAGGAATCATTAATTGAACAATTAGGTAATGATCAGAATAATATTCTTGTTCATAACTACAGTAACATGATACAAAGCTTTCTTGACGAGGGAAGCCTAGCGATTCAAAAATACAATGATCACAACTATAACGAATATTATAACCATGTAGCGCAAACAGGGAAACTAGCACAATTTATTCAGGAATCAACGTTAACTTTAATAAATAATGAGCTGACAAATTATCAGCATTTTTACTTTCTAATGAATCAAAAAAACAGCTATTTCCGGTCAATGGGGCTTTATATTTTTATTTCAACGTTAATACTCTGCATCTTGTTCACATTATGGTTCTCCAAAGGCATAACTAGACCTATTCATGCTTTGACAACGGCTGCTAGGCAGATTTCCCGAGGTAATTTCGACATTAAATTTATTCCGGTGAAGACAAGGGACGAATTGAAATTCCTTACAGACACGTTTTTTAACATGTGCAGAAATATTGAAGGTTTAATCAAGGAGATTGAGGCGAAATCGGAGCTTGATCAACTTGTAAAAAAGATGGAGATAAAGAGTTTGCAAAATCAAATTAATCCTCATTTTTTGTTTAACACTTTAAACATGGTTGCAAAGATGGCCTATGTTGAAGGTGCGGAAAAAACCAGTGAGGTTGTGGAGTCCGTTTCTGCCTTACTTCGGTACAACTTAAGTAAAATCAATTATACCGTTCAGTTAAGAGATGAACTTGATATTGTGAAAGAATATTTTTTTATCCAGAAGATGCGATTTGGAAAACGAATCAATTTTATTGACCATATTTCTCATGAAGCACTTGATTGCCCGATTCCGCCGTTAACGCTGCAACCACTTGTCGAGAATGCATTTATGCATGGTGTTGAATCATACGAAGAAGGCGGAGAAATAAAACTAAGCGTATCTATGTCAGAAGGTAATGTTATCGTTGAAGTAAAAGATAACGGTGTTGGAATAACAGAGGAAAGAATTATTCAATTACAACAGATATTGGATAATTATTCTAAAGACAGTCTAAAAGGACCAGGGGAGTCTAACGGCATTGCTTTGCATAACGTTCGAAGACGGCTTCAATTGTTTTATCAATGTGATGATGTTATGGAGATCCAATCGATACCGGGAGAAGGTACTATTGTGCGGCTGTTTTTACCCTACAGTTTATATCAAAAGGAGAAAACCTATCATGTGCAAACTGCTTATAGTGGATGA
- a CDS encoding sugar-binding protein: MLRTNKFLYIILFVLFIAFSSCAVYYAGKGMHYSNNISSGNVIDKPQLHLVLISQEYDNPYWRLVQQGAREAAQQKGIELEYLGPARADVKEHIKILEMAIASKVDGIITQGLEENEFTPIINEAARMGIPIITVDSDAPHSKRVAYVGTDNYAAGYMAGRELIAKSAGRAEVALITGSFTASNQKDRVRGFKDAVKTYPGIHIIDIAESNISRIQSAASAYTLAQKYPEIDTFVGTSALDGLGIAQMLKEMGSETLKTPIRIIAFDDLPETLTLINQGVIESTIVQQPFIMGRESVNLLMDYLKGEKIVTVYNTDVKVIHREDLTGTGE; the protein is encoded by the coding sequence ATGCTGCGCACAAATAAATTTCTATACATCATTCTATTTGTTTTATTTATTGCTTTTTCAAGTTGTGCTGTATACTATGCGGGAAAAGGCATGCATTACAGCAATAATATATCTTCAGGTAATGTAATAGATAAGCCGCAGTTGCACTTGGTGCTTATATCACAAGAGTATGATAATCCATACTGGAGACTTGTGCAGCAGGGAGCAAGAGAAGCTGCACAGCAAAAAGGAATCGAGTTGGAGTATTTGGGTCCTGCCCGCGCTGATGTGAAAGAACATATAAAAATACTTGAAATGGCGATTGCCTCTAAGGTGGATGGTATTATTACTCAGGGCTTAGAGGAAAATGAATTTACTCCAATTATTAACGAAGCTGCTAGAATGGGAATTCCGATCATAACTGTGGATTCAGATGCACCGCACAGCAAGCGCGTTGCATATGTCGGAACAGATAACTATGCTGCAGGATATATGGCCGGAAGGGAACTTATTGCGAAGTCTGCTGGTAGGGCAGAGGTAGCTCTTATTACCGGAAGCTTTACCGCCTCAAATCAAAAGGACAGAGTCAGGGGTTTTAAAGATGCCGTTAAAACTTATCCCGGTATACATATTATTGATATAGCCGAATCCAATATTAGCAGAATTCAATCTGCGGCAAGTGCCTATACTTTAGCGCAGAAATATCCCGAAATAGATACCTTTGTTGGAACTAGCGCTTTGGATGGACTTGGAATTGCTCAAATGTTGAAGGAAATGGGTAGTGAAACATTAAAAACGCCGATTAGAATAATAGCATTCGATGATCTTCCAGAAACGTTAACCCTTATTAATCAAGGGGTAATTGAATCGACTATTGTTCAACAGCCGTTCATTATGGGACGTGAGAGTGTGAATTTATTGATGGATTATTTAAAAGGGGAGAAAATTGTAACCGTTTACAACACGGATGTGAAGGTAATTCATCGAGAAGATTTAACAGGAACGGGGGAATAA
- a CDS encoding VOC family protein, with product MTVKLKRVAIYVEEMKRALDFYRVLGLTIPDGADEAHHVDVEQEGVVFAFDMVESVKRVFEGWEDPVGYRTELAFQFSSNEALDDVYRQLTTLGYDGFLEPRDTPWGERYAIIKDPDNNLISLVA from the coding sequence ATGACGGTAAAGTTGAAACGAGTCGCGATTTATGTAGAAGAGATGAAGAGGGCGTTGGATTTTTATCGCGTGCTGGGGTTGACTATTCCAGACGGCGCCGACGAAGCGCATCACGTAGACGTGGAGCAAGAAGGAGTTGTGTTTGCATTCGATATGGTGGAATCGGTAAAGCGTGTTTTTGAAGGCTGGGAAGATCCTGTCGGCTACCGGACAGAGCTCGCCTTTCAGTTCTCCAGCAACGAAGCGTTGGACGACGTGTACCGTCAGTTGACGACGCTTGGGTATGACGGCTTCCTCGAGCCGCGAGATACACCGTGGGGAGAGCGATATGCGATCATAAAGGACCCCGATAACAATTTAATCAGTCTCGTCGCTTAG
- a CDS encoding M24 family metallopeptidase, whose amino-acid sequence MDKLVAHAMNLAAVQGITGPDIMAEVEFLGRRLGADTAGCWLTIEERPKETYFELFELTEPVGLNSRVQIGATVCLDGYYSQVLRIGMFEEPSPRMKEVADALIAMQDAALARMVPGKPVSGIVDILLPIRACVKQQLQRSRLSSVPKRRP is encoded by the coding sequence GTGGACAAGTTAGTGGCTCATGCCATGAACCTCGCCGCGGTTCAGGGTATTACCGGGCCGGACATCATGGCAGAGGTGGAGTTTCTCGGCCGCAGGCTTGGAGCAGATACGGCGGGCTGCTGGCTGACGATTGAGGAGAGGCCGAAGGAAACGTACTTCGAGCTGTTCGAGCTAACGGAGCCGGTCGGGCTTAATTCCCGTGTGCAGATCGGCGCGACCGTTTGTCTGGATGGCTACTACTCGCAGGTGCTTCGCATCGGCATGTTCGAGGAACCATCTCCCCGGATGAAGGAAGTGGCCGACGCGCTGATCGCCATGCAAGACGCGGCGCTGGCGCGGATGGTGCCCGGCAAGCCGGTTAGTGGCATTGTTGACATCCTGCTTCCAATCCGCGCATGCGTTAAGCAACAGCTACAGCGATCCCGGCTTAGCTCCGTTCCTAAACGCCGGCCGTGA